Proteins from one Sarcophilus harrisii chromosome 2, mSarHar1.11, whole genome shotgun sequence genomic window:
- the EDC4 gene encoding enhancer of mRNA-decapping protein 4 isoform X1, whose translation MASSCTSIDIEDATQHLRDILKLDRPPGGSGTESQRTSSSYNGDLNGLLVPDPLSSGDGTVLSKPSHRAAPLANLEEKQVICLSGDDSSTCIGISAKEVEIVASSDSNILSKARGSNKVKIQPVAKYDWEQKYYYGNLIAVSNAFLAYAIRGASNGSAMVRVISVSTAERTLLKGFTGSVADLAFAHLNSPQLACLDESGSLFVWRLAMENNKIQEEIVVNIKRSEGTPLNHFRRIIWCPYIPEENEESSEEGSQTLALLHEDRAEVWDLDILRANNSSWPVDVSHIKEGFIVVKGHSTCLSEGALSPDGTVLATASHDGFVKFWQIYIEGQDEPRCLHEWKPHDGRPLSCLLFCDNHKKQDPDSSLFRRVPFWRFLITGADQNRELKMWCTVSWTCLQTIRFCPDMYPVSVPPSLKACLDLSAEYLILSDVQRKVLYVMELLQNQEEGRAYFSSISEFLLTHPVLSFGIQVVSRCRLRHTEVLPAEEEGDSLSTEGSHGAGAVESAAGVLIKLFCVHTKALQDVQIRFQPQQSPDVVAPLPSHSAREDFGFGEHLPELNSESLASGQGSGQGSQADLRRIADLPVPSDFLSLTNEAKPKLMTPDAFMTPSVSLQQITVSPGSSGSSLTAVTSLNTTSATDTAIPRPSEELTLSPKLQLDSSLTLSSSSSSLQASPRGHSVLIPGLSDKLTTKGPSQVPQGNPSLSLELQEVEPLVVPQASPTRARSPDVISSASTALSQDIPEIASEALPRGFGTAAPEGLEPDSMASAASALHLLSPRPRPGPEHGPQHSLDGSPGEGEKRSTPSLLETALSQETSAADSKAWPAAPDITRETRNSLADSPRDDVQEKHKASSYHRHAYHLLQQDSQDASAEQSDHDDEVASLASTSAGFVAKATAPRLPVKDWKTKGSPRASPKLKRKGKKDDGDLAQGPWLVEHQATEPPEEWLAVVRGQQRELAELRQSHAELLQRLTDQLDAVQSSIMGHVERVLESRQEHEQRRLERALAEGQQRSGQLQEHLSQQLSQALSSAVAGRLERTVREEMKKTIPQCVSKSLEPVTGQLSGTVAAKLTAVEGTLKENVTKLVKSKNLTDTIARAAADTLQGPMQAAYREAFQSIVLPTFEKSCQAMFQQINDSFKLGTQEYLQQLENHMKSRKAREQEAREPVLAQLRGLVGTLQSATEQMAATVSSSVRAEVQHQLHIAVSNMQESILSQVQRIIKGEVSLAMKEQQAAVTSSIMQAMRSAAGTPIPAAHLDCQAQQAHILQMLQQGHVNQAFQQALTAADLNLVLFVCETVDPQQVFGQPPCPLSQPVLLSLIQQLSSDLGTRTELKFSYLEEAVMHLDHSDPITRDHMGSVMAQVRQKLFQFLQAEPHNSLSKSARRLTIMLQGLAVPGLN comes from the exons ATGGCCTCGTCCTGCACCAGCATCGATATCGAAGACGCCACGCAGCATCTGCGGGACATCCTGAAACTGGACCGTCCGCCCGGAG GCTCAGGTACAGAGAGCCAGCGGACATCCAGCTCCTACAATGGAGACCTAAATGGACTTTTGGTGCCAGATCCCCTTTCTTCTGGTGATGGAACTGTACTGTCCAAGCCAAGTCACCGAGCAGCACCATTGGCCAACCTGGAGGAGAAGCAGGTCAT CTGCCTTTCTGGAGATGACAGCTCAACATGCATTGGAATTTCAGCAAAGGAGGTGGAGATAGTAGCTAGCAGTGATTCCAACATCTTAAGCAAGGCTCGGGGGAGCAACAAG GTAAAAATCCAGCCAGTTGCCAAGTATGACTGGGAACAAAAATACTATTATGGCAACTTGATTGCTGTGTCCAATGCATTCTTGGCGTATGCCATCCGAG GTGCCAGCAATGGCTCAGCCATGGTGCGGGTGATCAGCGTCAGCACAGCAGAGCGAACATTGCTAAAGGGCTTCACAGGAAGTGTGGCCGACTTAGCCTTTGCTCACCTCAACTCACCCCAGCTGGCCTGCCTGGATGAATCGGGCAGCCTTTTTGTGTGGCGCCTGGCCATGGAGAACAACAAGATCCA AGAGGAAATTGTGGTGAACATTAAGCGTTCGGAGGGCACACCTTTGAATCACTTCCGAAGGATCATCTGGTGTCCATATATCccagaagagaatgaagaaagcagTGAAGAAGGCAGCCAAACTCTGGCCCTGCTACATGAAGATAGG gCTGAGGTATGGGATCTGGACATTCTCCGAGCTAACAATAGCTCCTGGCCTGTGGATGTCAGCCacatcaaggaaggcttcattgTGGTTAAGGGCCATAGCACG tgcCTGAGTGAAGGAGCTCTCTCCCCTGATGGAACTGTTTTAGCCACTGCAAGTCATGATGGCTTTGTCAAGTTCTGGCAGATCTATATCGAGGGCCAAGATGAGCCACG GTGTCTTCATGAATGGAAGCCTCATGATGGCAGGCCTCTCTCCTGCCTCCTTTTTTGTGATAATCACAAGAAACAAGACCCTGA ctCCTCCTTGTTTCGCAGAGTCCCCTTCTGGAGGTTCCTCATCACAGGAGCTGACCAAAACCGGGAACTGAAGATGTGGTGCACAGTGTCCTGGACCTGCTTGCAAACCATTCG CTTTTGTCCAGACATGTACCCAGTGAGTGTGCCTCCCAGCCTCAAAGCCTGCCTAGACCTTTCAGCTGAATACCTGATCCTCAGTGATGTGCAGAGAAAG GTGCTGTATGTGATGGAGCTGCTGCAGAACCAGGAGGAAGGCAGGGCCTACTTCAGTTCCATCTCCGAGTTCCTGCTCACCCACCCCGTGCTAAGCTTTGGCATTCAGGTTGTGAGCCGTTGCCGCCTGCGGCACACAGAGGTTCTCCCAGCTGAGGAGGAAGGGGACAGTTTGAGCACAG AGGGCTCCCATGGTGCCGGGGCTGTGGAGTCAGCAGCAGGTGTACTTATCAAGCTCTTCTGTGTCCACACCAA GGCTCTGCAGGATGTCCAGATCCGTTTCCAGCCGCAGCAGAGTCCCGATGTGGTGgctcccctcccttcccactcAGCTCGAGAAGACTTTG GGTTTGGAGAGCACCTGCCAGAGCTGAACTCGGAGAGTCTGGCCTCTGGCCAGGGTTCTGGCCAGGGCTCTCAGGCTGACCTCCGGCGCATTGCTGACCTGCCTGTCCCTTCCGACTTTCTCAGCCTGACTAATGAGGCCAAGCCCAAGCTCATGACCCCTGATGCCTTCATGACTCCGAGTGTCTCCTTGCAGCAG ATCACTGTGTCCCCAGGAAGCAGTGGGAGTTCTTTAACAGCTGTGACGTCCTTGAATACCACCTCGGCCACAGACACAGCCATACCCAG GCCATCCGAGGAGCTGACCCTGAGTCCCAAGCTGCAGCTAGACAGCAGTCTGACCCtgagcagcagcagtagcagcctGCAGGCTAGTCCCCGTGGCCACAGCGTCCTCATCCCAGGCCTCTCTGATAAACTAACAACCAAGGGGCCCAGCCAG GTCCCGCAAGGGAACCCATCACTGTCCCTGGAGCTGCAGGAGGTAGAGCCCTTGGTGGTGCCACAGGCCTCTCCGACCCGGGCCCGCTCCCCCGACGTCATCTCCTCAGCCTCCACAGCCCTGTCCCAGGACATCCCCGAGATTGCCTCAGAGGCGCTGCCCCGAGGATTTGGCACCGCCGCTCCAGAGGGCCTTGAGCCCGACAGCATGGCGTCCGCCGCCTCGGCCCTGCACCTGTTATCCCCCCGGCCCCGGCCTGGCCCCGAGCACGGCCCTCAGCACAGCCTGGATGGGAgtcctggggagggggagaagcgAAGCACCCCTTCTCTGCTGGAGACGGCGCTGAGCCAGGAGACTAGTGCCGCTGACAGCAAGGCCTGGCCTGCTGCGCCTGACATCACCCGGGAAACCCGCAATAGCCTGGCTGACAG TCCCAGGGATGATGTTCAGGAGAAACACAAGGCCTCTTCCTACCACCGGCACGCCTACCATCTGCTGCAACAGGACAGTCAGGATGCCAGTGCTGAGCAGAG TGACCATGATGACGAGGTGGCCAGCTTGGCCTCGACCTCAGCTGGCTTTGTTGCCAAAGCAACGGCCCCACGACTGCCAGTGAAGGATTGGAAAACCAAGGGATCTCCCCGGGCCTCCCCCAAGCTGAAGAGGAAGGGCAAGAAGGATGATGG GGACCTGGCACAAGGCCCCTGGCTGGTAGAACACCAG GCAACAGAACCTCCTGAAGAGTGGTTGGCTGTGGTTCGGGGGCAGCAGCGGGAGCTTGCTGAGCTGCGGCAGAGTCACGCTGAGTTGCTGCAGCGGCTAACGGACCAGCTGGATGCGGTACAGAGTTCTATCATGGGCCACGTGGAGAGGGTCCTGGAGTCTAGACAAGAACATGAGC AGAGACGGTTAGAGCGGGCCCTGGCTGAGGGGCAGCAGCGTAGCGGGCAGCTGCAGGAGCATTTGTCACAGCAGTTGTCCCAGGCCCTGTCCTCAGCTGTGGCAGGCCGGCTGGAGCGCACAGTtagagaagagatgaagaagacCATTCCCCAGT GTGTCTCCAAAAGCTTGGAGCCAGTGACGGGCCAGCTGAGTGGCACCGTGGCCGCCAAGCTGACCGCAGTAGAAGGCACCCTTAAGGAGAATGTCACCAAGCTGGTCAAGTCCAAG AATCTGACTGACACAATCGCCCGCGCAGCTGCAGACACACTGCAGGGACCCATGCAGGCTGCCTACCGTGAGGCCTTCCAGAGCATCGTGCTGCCCACTTTTGAGAAGAGCTGTCAGGCCATGTTCCAGCAAATCAATGACAGCTTCAAGCTGGGCACCCAGGAAT ACCTGCAGCAGTTAGAGAACCACATGAAGAGTCGGAAGGCGAGAGAACAGGAAGCCCGCGAGCCAGTGCTGGCTCAGCTTCGAGGCCTGGTGGGCACTTTGCAGAGTGCCACAGAACAGATGGCAGCCACCGTGAGCAGCAGTGTGCGGGCCGAGGTCCAGCACCAGCTCCACATTGCTGTGAGCAA tatgCAGGAGTCGATCCTTTCCCAAGTCCAACGCATTATCAAGGGGGAGGTGAGCCTGGCCATGAAGGAGCAGCAGGCAGCAGTCACTTCCAGCATCATGCAGGCGATGCGCTCTGCTGCTGGCACACCTATACCAGCTGCCCACCTTGACTGCCAGGCCCAGCAGGCACACATCCTGCAGATGCTCCAGCAGGGCCATGTCAACCAAGCTTTCCAACAG gCTCTGACAGCAGCTGACCTGAACCTGGTGCTCTTCGTATGTGAGACTGTGGACCCCCAGCAGGTGTTTGGCCAGCCACCTTGTCCCCTGTCCCAGCCTGTCCTGCTTTCCCTCATCCAGCAGCTCTCCTCTGACCTGGGAACCCGCACAGAGCTCAAATTCAG CTACTTGGAGGAAGCTGTGATGCACTTGGACCACAGTGACCCCATCACGAGGGACCATATGGGCTCAGTCATGGCCCAGGTGCGGCAGAAGCTGTTCCAGTTCCTACAGGCTGAACCTCACAACTCCCTCAGCAAGTCTGCCCGGCGTCTCACCATCATGCTGCAGGGCCTGGCTGTCCCTGGGCTCAACTAG
- the EDC4 gene encoding enhancer of mRNA-decapping protein 4 isoform X4, with the protein MASSCTSIDIEDATQHLRDILKLDRPPGGSGTESQRTSSSYNGDLNGLLVPDPLSSGDGTVLSKPSHRAAPLANLEEKQVICLSGDDSSTCIGISAKEVEIVASSDSNILSKARGSNKVKIQPVAKYDWEQKYYYGNLIAVSNAFLAYAIRGASNGSAMVRVISVSTAERTLLKGFTGSVADLAFAHLNSPQLACLDESGSLFVWRLAMENNKIQEEIVVNIKRSEGTPLNHFRRIIWCPYIPEENEESSEEGSQTLALLHEDRAEVWDLDILRANNSSWPVDVSHIKEGFIVVKGHSTCLSEGALSPDGTVLATASHDGFVKFWQIYIEGQDEPRCLHEWKPHDGRPLSCLLFCDNHKKQDPDSSLFRRVPFWRFLITGADQNRELKMWCTVSWTCLQTIRFCPDMYPVSVPPSLKACLDLSAEYLILSDVQRKVLYVMELLQNQEEGRAYFSSISEFLLTHPVLSFGIQVVSRCRLRHTEVLPAEEEGDSLSTEGSHGAGAVESAAGVLIKLFCVHTKALQDVQIRFQPQQSPDVVAPLPSHSAREDFGFGEHLPELNSESLASGQGSGQGSQADLRRIADLPVPSDFLSLTNEAKPKLMTPDAFMTPSVSLQQITVSPGSSGSSLTAVTSLNTTSATDTAIPRPSEELTLSPKLQLDSSLTLSSSSSSLQASPRGHSVLIPGLSDKLTTKGPSQVPQGNPSLSLELQEVEPLVVPQASPTRARSPDVISSASTALSQDIPEIASEALPRGFGTAAPEGLEPDSMASAASALHLLSPRPRPGPEHGPQHSLDGSPGEGEKRSTPSLLETALSQETSAADSKAWPAAPDITRETRNSLADSDHDDEVASLASTSAGFVAKATAPRLPVKDWKTKGSPRASPKLKRKGKKDDGDLAQGPWLVEHQATEPPEEWLAVVRGQQRELAELRQSHAELLQRLTDQLDAVQSSIMGHVERVLESRQEHEQRRLERALAEGQQRSGQLQEHLSQQLSQALSSAVAGRLERTVREEMKKTIPQCVSKSLEPVTGQLSGTVAAKLTAVEGTLKENVTKLVKSKNLTDTIARAAADTLQGPMQAAYREAFQSIVLPTFEKSCQAMFQQINDSFKLGTQEYLQQLENHMKSRKAREQEAREPVLAQLRGLVGTLQSATEQMAATVSSSVRAEVQHQLHIAVSNMQESILSQVQRIIKGEVSLAMKEQQAAVTSSIMQAMRSAAGTPIPAAHLDCQAQQAHILQMLQQGHVNQAFQQALTAADLNLVLFVCETVDPQQVFGQPPCPLSQPVLLSLIQQLSSDLGTRTELKFSYLEEAVMHLDHSDPITRDHMGSVMAQVRQKLFQFLQAEPHNSLSKSARRLTIMLQGLAVPGLN; encoded by the exons ATGGCCTCGTCCTGCACCAGCATCGATATCGAAGACGCCACGCAGCATCTGCGGGACATCCTGAAACTGGACCGTCCGCCCGGAG GCTCAGGTACAGAGAGCCAGCGGACATCCAGCTCCTACAATGGAGACCTAAATGGACTTTTGGTGCCAGATCCCCTTTCTTCTGGTGATGGAACTGTACTGTCCAAGCCAAGTCACCGAGCAGCACCATTGGCCAACCTGGAGGAGAAGCAGGTCAT CTGCCTTTCTGGAGATGACAGCTCAACATGCATTGGAATTTCAGCAAAGGAGGTGGAGATAGTAGCTAGCAGTGATTCCAACATCTTAAGCAAGGCTCGGGGGAGCAACAAG GTAAAAATCCAGCCAGTTGCCAAGTATGACTGGGAACAAAAATACTATTATGGCAACTTGATTGCTGTGTCCAATGCATTCTTGGCGTATGCCATCCGAG GTGCCAGCAATGGCTCAGCCATGGTGCGGGTGATCAGCGTCAGCACAGCAGAGCGAACATTGCTAAAGGGCTTCACAGGAAGTGTGGCCGACTTAGCCTTTGCTCACCTCAACTCACCCCAGCTGGCCTGCCTGGATGAATCGGGCAGCCTTTTTGTGTGGCGCCTGGCCATGGAGAACAACAAGATCCA AGAGGAAATTGTGGTGAACATTAAGCGTTCGGAGGGCACACCTTTGAATCACTTCCGAAGGATCATCTGGTGTCCATATATCccagaagagaatgaagaaagcagTGAAGAAGGCAGCCAAACTCTGGCCCTGCTACATGAAGATAGG gCTGAGGTATGGGATCTGGACATTCTCCGAGCTAACAATAGCTCCTGGCCTGTGGATGTCAGCCacatcaaggaaggcttcattgTGGTTAAGGGCCATAGCACG tgcCTGAGTGAAGGAGCTCTCTCCCCTGATGGAACTGTTTTAGCCACTGCAAGTCATGATGGCTTTGTCAAGTTCTGGCAGATCTATATCGAGGGCCAAGATGAGCCACG GTGTCTTCATGAATGGAAGCCTCATGATGGCAGGCCTCTCTCCTGCCTCCTTTTTTGTGATAATCACAAGAAACAAGACCCTGA ctCCTCCTTGTTTCGCAGAGTCCCCTTCTGGAGGTTCCTCATCACAGGAGCTGACCAAAACCGGGAACTGAAGATGTGGTGCACAGTGTCCTGGACCTGCTTGCAAACCATTCG CTTTTGTCCAGACATGTACCCAGTGAGTGTGCCTCCCAGCCTCAAAGCCTGCCTAGACCTTTCAGCTGAATACCTGATCCTCAGTGATGTGCAGAGAAAG GTGCTGTATGTGATGGAGCTGCTGCAGAACCAGGAGGAAGGCAGGGCCTACTTCAGTTCCATCTCCGAGTTCCTGCTCACCCACCCCGTGCTAAGCTTTGGCATTCAGGTTGTGAGCCGTTGCCGCCTGCGGCACACAGAGGTTCTCCCAGCTGAGGAGGAAGGGGACAGTTTGAGCACAG AGGGCTCCCATGGTGCCGGGGCTGTGGAGTCAGCAGCAGGTGTACTTATCAAGCTCTTCTGTGTCCACACCAA GGCTCTGCAGGATGTCCAGATCCGTTTCCAGCCGCAGCAGAGTCCCGATGTGGTGgctcccctcccttcccactcAGCTCGAGAAGACTTTG GGTTTGGAGAGCACCTGCCAGAGCTGAACTCGGAGAGTCTGGCCTCTGGCCAGGGTTCTGGCCAGGGCTCTCAGGCTGACCTCCGGCGCATTGCTGACCTGCCTGTCCCTTCCGACTTTCTCAGCCTGACTAATGAGGCCAAGCCCAAGCTCATGACCCCTGATGCCTTCATGACTCCGAGTGTCTCCTTGCAGCAG ATCACTGTGTCCCCAGGAAGCAGTGGGAGTTCTTTAACAGCTGTGACGTCCTTGAATACCACCTCGGCCACAGACACAGCCATACCCAG GCCATCCGAGGAGCTGACCCTGAGTCCCAAGCTGCAGCTAGACAGCAGTCTGACCCtgagcagcagcagtagcagcctGCAGGCTAGTCCCCGTGGCCACAGCGTCCTCATCCCAGGCCTCTCTGATAAACTAACAACCAAGGGGCCCAGCCAG GTCCCGCAAGGGAACCCATCACTGTCCCTGGAGCTGCAGGAGGTAGAGCCCTTGGTGGTGCCACAGGCCTCTCCGACCCGGGCCCGCTCCCCCGACGTCATCTCCTCAGCCTCCACAGCCCTGTCCCAGGACATCCCCGAGATTGCCTCAGAGGCGCTGCCCCGAGGATTTGGCACCGCCGCTCCAGAGGGCCTTGAGCCCGACAGCATGGCGTCCGCCGCCTCGGCCCTGCACCTGTTATCCCCCCGGCCCCGGCCTGGCCCCGAGCACGGCCCTCAGCACAGCCTGGATGGGAgtcctggggagggggagaagcgAAGCACCCCTTCTCTGCTGGAGACGGCGCTGAGCCAGGAGACTAGTGCCGCTGACAGCAAGGCCTGGCCTGCTGCGCCTGACATCACCCGGGAAACCCGCAATAGCCTGGCTGACAG TGACCATGATGACGAGGTGGCCAGCTTGGCCTCGACCTCAGCTGGCTTTGTTGCCAAAGCAACGGCCCCACGACTGCCAGTGAAGGATTGGAAAACCAAGGGATCTCCCCGGGCCTCCCCCAAGCTGAAGAGGAAGGGCAAGAAGGATGATGG GGACCTGGCACAAGGCCCCTGGCTGGTAGAACACCAG GCAACAGAACCTCCTGAAGAGTGGTTGGCTGTGGTTCGGGGGCAGCAGCGGGAGCTTGCTGAGCTGCGGCAGAGTCACGCTGAGTTGCTGCAGCGGCTAACGGACCAGCTGGATGCGGTACAGAGTTCTATCATGGGCCACGTGGAGAGGGTCCTGGAGTCTAGACAAGAACATGAGC AGAGACGGTTAGAGCGGGCCCTGGCTGAGGGGCAGCAGCGTAGCGGGCAGCTGCAGGAGCATTTGTCACAGCAGTTGTCCCAGGCCCTGTCCTCAGCTGTGGCAGGCCGGCTGGAGCGCACAGTtagagaagagatgaagaagacCATTCCCCAGT GTGTCTCCAAAAGCTTGGAGCCAGTGACGGGCCAGCTGAGTGGCACCGTGGCCGCCAAGCTGACCGCAGTAGAAGGCACCCTTAAGGAGAATGTCACCAAGCTGGTCAAGTCCAAG AATCTGACTGACACAATCGCCCGCGCAGCTGCAGACACACTGCAGGGACCCATGCAGGCTGCCTACCGTGAGGCCTTCCAGAGCATCGTGCTGCCCACTTTTGAGAAGAGCTGTCAGGCCATGTTCCAGCAAATCAATGACAGCTTCAAGCTGGGCACCCAGGAAT ACCTGCAGCAGTTAGAGAACCACATGAAGAGTCGGAAGGCGAGAGAACAGGAAGCCCGCGAGCCAGTGCTGGCTCAGCTTCGAGGCCTGGTGGGCACTTTGCAGAGTGCCACAGAACAGATGGCAGCCACCGTGAGCAGCAGTGTGCGGGCCGAGGTCCAGCACCAGCTCCACATTGCTGTGAGCAA tatgCAGGAGTCGATCCTTTCCCAAGTCCAACGCATTATCAAGGGGGAGGTGAGCCTGGCCATGAAGGAGCAGCAGGCAGCAGTCACTTCCAGCATCATGCAGGCGATGCGCTCTGCTGCTGGCACACCTATACCAGCTGCCCACCTTGACTGCCAGGCCCAGCAGGCACACATCCTGCAGATGCTCCAGCAGGGCCATGTCAACCAAGCTTTCCAACAG gCTCTGACAGCAGCTGACCTGAACCTGGTGCTCTTCGTATGTGAGACTGTGGACCCCCAGCAGGTGTTTGGCCAGCCACCTTGTCCCCTGTCCCAGCCTGTCCTGCTTTCCCTCATCCAGCAGCTCTCCTCTGACCTGGGAACCCGCACAGAGCTCAAATTCAG CTACTTGGAGGAAGCTGTGATGCACTTGGACCACAGTGACCCCATCACGAGGGACCATATGGGCTCAGTCATGGCCCAGGTGCGGCAGAAGCTGTTCCAGTTCCTACAGGCTGAACCTCACAACTCCCTCAGCAAGTCTGCCCGGCGTCTCACCATCATGCTGCAGGGCCTGGCTGTCCCTGGGCTCAACTAG